TCCGCCCGGCCGGGTTCTTTGCTCCCGGTCAAATTCCGTGAAAACCGGGAGGCCTGGCACCAAGAAATACCCATAAATTTCCTACAATTGACGGCAATGGACCGTGAAATAGGGGTCGGCGGCTTCGCCGTCAGCCCTCTCGCCCGCCGCTACGTCAACGAGGTGCTGGACTCGAACCGGCTGTCCTACGGACCGTTCCATCGCCGCTTCGAGGCCGCCTTCGCGGCCGAGCACGACTCCAAGCACTCGGTGTTCTGCAACTCGGGCACGAGCGCGCTCCAGATCGCCCTGCAGGCCCTCAAGGAGAAGCACGGCTGGGCCGACGGCGACGAGGTCATCGTCCCGTCCGTCACCTTCATCGCGACCTCGAACGTCGTCCTGCACAACCGCATGGTCCCGGTGTTCGCCGACGTGGACCCGCGCACCTACACGCTCGATCCCGCCAAGTTCGAGGCCGCGATCACGTCCAAGACGCGGGCGGTCATCCCGGTCCACCTGCTCGGCCTGCCCGCCGACATGGACCCTATCTCCGCCGTGGCCCGAAAAGCGGGTCTTTCCATTATCGAGGACTCCGCCGAGACCATGTTCGCCAGGTACAAGGGCCGCAAGGTGGGCTCGCTCGGCGACATCGGCTGCTTCTCGACCTACATCGCCCACTACATCGTGACCGGCGTGGGCGGCCTCGCCACGACGAGCGACCCGGACCTGGCGGTGCGCCTGCGCAGCCTGATGAACCACGGCCGCGACTCGATCTACCTCTCCATCGACGACGACCAGGGCGCGACCGGGGCGAGGCTGCACGAGATCGTCGCCAAGCGCTTCCAGTTCGTCTCCGTCGGCCACAGCTACCGCGCCACCGAGCTCGAGGCGGCCCTGGGCCTGGCCCAGCTCGAGGAGAAGGACGGCATCGTCGCCGCGCGCACCGGTATGGCCGCGCGCCTTAGCGCCGGCCTCAAGGAGTTCGAGGGCAGGCTGCAATTGCCCTTCAGCCCCCCGGACCGGGACCACACCTTCATGCTCTACGGCCTCGTGCTGAAGAACGAGGACAAGGCTTCCCTCGTGAACTTCCTCGAGGACCGCGGGGTGGAGACAAGAGATCTGCTGCCGTTGTTGAACCAGCCCGTGTACAAGAAGATGTTCGGCGATCTCGAGTCGAAGCACCCGGTCGCCAAGCATCTCAACCGCTCCGGCTTCTACATCGGCTGCCATCAGTACATGACCGCGAACGACGCCGATTACGTGATCGCGCAGTTCCGTGAATTCTTCCGGTCACGCTAAGATGACCAAAGTCTCGGTCGTCATCGATAACCACAACTACGGGCGCTTTCTCAGAGAGACGCTCGACTCGGTCCTCACTCAAGTCCTCGACGACGTGGACGTTGAAATCGTCGTCGTTGATGATGGGTCCACGGACGATTCCCGAGAGATCCTGTCTTCGTACGCCCCGCGCATTAAGTCGTTGCTTCAGGCGCGGCAGGGACAGGCCTCCGCTTTCAACGCCGGCTTCGCCTCCGCGACGGGCGATATCGTTTGCCTCCTCGACTCCGACGACGTTTTTCTTCCCGGGAAGTTGGCCGCCGTTCTCAAGGCGTTCGAGGACCCGAAAGTCGTCTGCGTCCAACATTTCTTGCATGACACCGATGCGCACCTCAAGCCCCTCCCCCGCCGCTTCCCCGCCTGGCCCGCCCGGTACACCCTCGATGACTACGCCGCCGGCCGCGCCGAGTTCACCGCCACCTCGGGCCTGGCCTTCCGGCGCGAGACCTTGCTCAAGCTCCTGCCCATCCCGAAGGACCTCTTCTACTACCTCGACGATTTTCTGACCGCCCACGCCCTGTTCTTCGGCGAGATCGCCAACGTCCCGGAGGTCCTCGGCCTGCACCGCATGCACGGCGCGAACTGGTGCGCGGGCGGGCTCGAGGACCCGAACAAGATCGAGCGCGACTTCGTCGACCGCGCTAATTATTCCGCCCACCGCGACCGCTGGCTCGCGGAGGCGGGCCGCTCGCGGACGCCCGAGGCCGTCGAGGCCGAGGCCCTGGAGCTGTGGCGCCGGCGCGTCCTGGTCGAGGCGCTGCGCGCCCGGCCCGTTGAGGCGGCGCGGGCCTGGGCCGAGGGCCTGCGGGCGCTGCCCAAGACCCGGCACGCGCGCTTTCGCGCCGCGACGACGGGGCTGGCGGTCCTGTCGCCGACCCTCTACCTCGCGCTGTACGACCTCTACTCCCGGCCATGAGCGAGACCTTCGACCTGACGGTGGTGGTGCCCACGCTCAACGAGGAGGGCTCCTTGCGCCAGGTGCTGCCGCGCCTGAAGGAGACCTTCAAGCGCCTGGGCGTGCGCGGCGAGATCCTCGTCGTCGACGGCCGCTCCAAGGACGCGACCGTCGCCGTCGCCGAGTCCCTCGGCGCGCGCGTGCTCGTGCAGACCGCGCGCGGCCTGGGCGGGGCCCTGCGCGAGGGCCTGCTGGCGGCGAACTCCCCCTGGGCCGCGGTCGTCGACGCCGACGGCTCGCACCCGCCCGAGGTGCTGGCGCAGATGTGGGCCAAGCGGGACGAGGCCGATCTCGTCATCGCTTCCCGCTACGTCCCCGGCGGCTCGGCCGTGATGGACCCCTTGCGCCAGGTGCTCAGCCGTTCGCTGAACATCGTCGCCCGCCTCGTGCTCGACCTGCCCGCCCGGGATTCCTCGGGCGGCTTCCGGCTCTACCGCGCCGAGGTCGTCCGCCCCGTCGCCGACGCCGCGGTCGCGACCGACTTCACCATCCAGCAGGAGCTCCTCGTGGGCATACTGTCGCGCGGCGGCCGCGTGCTCGAGGTCCCGTTCCGCTACGAGCCGCGCATCGACGGCGCCTCCAAGGCCTCGGCCCTGCGCCTGGCCCCGGCCTACGTGCGCATGCTGCTCCGGCTGCGCGGACGGAGCCGCCGATGACGACCTTGACGCGCCTGGAGACGCTCTCGACGGCCGACCGCTTCAACGACGAGGTCTGGAGCCGGGTCCAGTCCTTCATCGGGAGCGACATCCTCGAGGTCGGCATGGGCATCGGCATCTTCACCGAGAAGCTCTTGGCCCGCGGCAAGGTCTTTGGCGTCGAGATCGTGCCCGAGTTCGTCGCGGAGGCCCGCCGCCGCCTCGGCGACCGGCCGGGGCTCGAGTATCTCGTCGCCGACATCGGCGGGCCGGCCCTGCCCGATTCCCTGCGCGGGCGCGCCTTTGATACCATCGTGTGCATGAACGTGCTCGAGCACATCGAAGACGACCGCGGGACCCTCGCGCGCTTCCTCGGCCTTCTCAAGCCCGGGGGGAATCTCGTCCTGGTCGTGCCGGCGCACCGCTGGCTGTTCAACCCGCTCGACTCCCACGACGGCCATTTCCGGCGCTATGAGCGCGCGGAACTCGCCGGGAAGCTCGAGGCGGCCGGCTTCCGCGTCGTTCACGAATCCACGTTCAACCTGTTCGGCATCGCCGGCTGGTTCCTGAACGGGACCATCCTGCGCCGCAAGGATCTGCCCGCGGGGCAGATGGGGCTGTTCAACAAGGTCGCCCCGCTCCTGTTCTGGCTCGAGAACCTCGTCGGGCCGCCCGTCGGGCTGTCTTTGCTGGCGGTGGGGGCCAAGCCGTGAACGAGAAATTGTCGATCGTCATCCCGGCGTACAACGAGGAAGACGCCGTCGACGACATCCTCCGCCGCTGCCTCGACGCGCGCGCCGTGCTGATGCGCGACGCCGGTCTTTCCGCCGTCGAGGTGATCCTCGTGGATGACGGTTCCCGCGACGCGACTTTGGAGAAGGCCCGCCGCTGGACCGACGCCAAGGTCGTCGTGCACGAGAAGAACAAGGGCTACGGCGCCGCGCTGATGACGGGCTTCCGCGCCTCCTCGGGCGACCTGCTCTCCTTCCTCGACGCGGACGGCACGTGCGACCCGCTCGCCTTTGCCGACCTGGTCCAGGCCCTCCGGCGCGCGAACGCTGATATGGCCGTCGGGGCGCGCCTGCACGCCGGCTCCGAGATGCCCTTCGTGCGCACCGTGGGCAACCGTCTCTACGCGCTCCTGATCCGCGCGCTGACCGGCGTGAACCTGACCGACACCGCCAGCGGCATGCGCGTGTTCAAGCGCGCGCTGCTGCCGCGCCTGGCGCCGCTGCCCACCGGCCTCCACTTCACGCCCGCGATGACCGCGCGCGTCGCCTGCATGGGCGGCGTCTTCGTCGAGCACCCGATCCCCTACTCGGAGCGCGTCGGCCAGTCCAAGCTGTCCGTGGTCAGCGACGGGGTGCGCTTCCTGCGCGTGATCCTCGGCACCGTCTTCGCCTACTTCCCGCTGCGCGTGTTCGGTCCGTTGGCCGCCGTGTGCCTCGCGCTGGCCGCCGGCCTGGGTCTCCTGCCGGCGCGGACCTACCTCGGCGGCTCCGGGATCGAGGAGTGGATGATCTACCGCCTCC
Above is a genomic segment from Elusimicrobiota bacterium containing:
- a CDS encoding DegT/DnrJ/EryC1/StrS family aminotransferase, which codes for MDREIGVGGFAVSPLARRYVNEVLDSNRLSYGPFHRRFEAAFAAEHDSKHSVFCNSGTSALQIALQALKEKHGWADGDEVIVPSVTFIATSNVVLHNRMVPVFADVDPRTYTLDPAKFEAAITSKTRAVIPVHLLGLPADMDPISAVARKAGLSIIEDSAETMFARYKGRKVGSLGDIGCFSTYIAHYIVTGVGGLATTSDPDLAVRLRSLMNHGRDSIYLSIDDDQGATGARLHEIVAKRFQFVSVGHSYRATELEAALGLAQLEEKDGIVAARTGMAARLSAGLKEFEGRLQLPFSPPDRDHTFMLYGLVLKNEDKASLVNFLEDRGVETRDLLPLLNQPVYKKMFGDLESKHPVAKHLNRSGFYIGCHQYMTANDADYVIAQFREFFRSR
- a CDS encoding glycosyltransferase, which codes for MTKVSVVIDNHNYGRFLRETLDSVLTQVLDDVDVEIVVVDDGSTDDSREILSSYAPRIKSLLQARQGQASAFNAGFASATGDIVCLLDSDDVFLPGKLAAVLKAFEDPKVVCVQHFLHDTDAHLKPLPRRFPAWPARYTLDDYAAGRAEFTATSGLAFRRETLLKLLPIPKDLFYYLDDFLTAHALFFGEIANVPEVLGLHRMHGANWCAGGLEDPNKIERDFVDRANYSAHRDRWLAEAGRSRTPEAVEAEALELWRRRVLVEALRARPVEAARAWAEGLRALPKTRHARFRAATTGLAVLSPTLYLALYDLYSRP
- a CDS encoding glycosyltransferase gives rise to the protein MSETFDLTVVVPTLNEEGSLRQVLPRLKETFKRLGVRGEILVVDGRSKDATVAVAESLGARVLVQTARGLGGALREGLLAANSPWAAVVDADGSHPPEVLAQMWAKRDEADLVIASRYVPGGSAVMDPLRQVLSRSLNIVARLVLDLPARDSSGGFRLYRAEVVRPVADAAVATDFTIQQELLVGILSRGGRVLEVPFRYEPRIDGASKASALRLAPAYVRMLLRLRGRSRR
- a CDS encoding glycosyltransferase family 2 protein; its protein translation is MNEKLSIVIPAYNEEDAVDDILRRCLDARAVLMRDAGLSAVEVILVDDGSRDATLEKARRWTDAKVVVHEKNKGYGAALMTGFRASSGDLLSFLDADGTCDPLAFADLVQALRRANADMAVGARLHAGSEMPFVRTVGNRLYALLIRALTGVNLTDTASGMRVFKRALLPRLAPLPTGLHFTPAMTARVACMGGVFVEHPIPYSERVGQSKLSVVSDGVRFLRVILGTVFAYFPLRVFGPLAAVCLALAAGLGLLPARTYLGGSGIEEWMIYRLLTVLTLSVCGAIFLAIGLLAQKASNAALGRPVSWVDRPAIRETAAACGAALWLCGAGVNWPTVIEYATTGHITRHWAWVLLGALAVICGTVLVSLSIALGAFAHLPREDAS
- a CDS encoding class I SAM-dependent methyltransferase, whose product is MTTLTRLETLSTADRFNDEVWSRVQSFIGSDILEVGMGIGIFTEKLLARGKVFGVEIVPEFVAEARRRLGDRPGLEYLVADIGGPALPDSLRGRAFDTIVCMNVLEHIEDDRGTLARFLGLLKPGGNLVLVVPAHRWLFNPLDSHDGHFRRYERAELAGKLEAAGFRVVHESTFNLFGIAGWFLNGTILRRKDLPAGQMGLFNKVAPLLFWLENLVGPPVGLSLLAVGAKP